TGGTCTAAATAAGAGGCGCATTGTTGAGGGTACGCTTGAAATCACGGTTCCCAATGGCAAGATAATCATGCCTAGAATTATTGAGCTGGCAACGCAAAACAACATTTACGTGGATTCTCTGGTTTTGCGTGAACCCAACCTTGAAGATGTCTTCTTGCATTATACGGGCAGAACGATACGTGAAGACACAACTAAAGAATTACACGGCATTTCAGCTATCCATAGGAGGGCTATTCGGTGAGTGAATTCCGTGGACTCTACACGCTCTGGCTAAGAGAAGTTAAACGCTTCATGCGTGACAAGGCGAGGGTTGTTATAAGTTTTGTTCAACCGCTCCTTTGGCTGGTGATTTTTGCGGGTGGTTTTGGCGCGCGTATTCTTATACCAGGTACAAATTATCAGCAATATCTTTTCCCAGGTATTATAGGGCAAACGTTGCTGTTTACGGCTATGTTTATGGGGATTAGTGTTATTTGGGATAAAGAGTTTGGTTTTATGAAGGAAATTTTGGTTTCACCAGTTTCAAGGTTTACCATTTTTATTGGGAAAATGCTTGGTGATAGCACTGCTACTTTGCTTCAGGGGGTTATCGTTTTTGTCTTTGGTTTTATTTTGGGTATACCTTTTGACCCGTTAACTTTGGTTGTTGCTTTGCCAATTATGTTGCTTATTGTGATTGGTTTGGTGAGTGTGGGTTTGATAATTGCTAGTTTTATAGGCAGTTTAGAAAATTTTGGGGCCATTCAAACTTTCATTAACCTTCCATTGTTCTTTTTGAGCGGTGCACTCTTTCCGATTTCAGGTGTTGGAACGCCTGAGTGGTTGCGTGTTGCTTCAATATTTGATCCGTTAACGTATGGGATTGATGCGTTGCGGACGGTGATTTTGGGTTCGGCATGGACGCCGATTCAGCCGCTGTACATTAACCTTGCTGTGGTAGGTGTTTTTGATGTGGTTATGGTTGTGGTTGGTACGTGGGCTTTT
This genomic stretch from Candidatus Bathyarchaeota archaeon harbors:
- a CDS encoding ABC transporter permease: MSEFRGLYTLWLREVKRFMRDKARVVISFVQPLLWLVIFAGGFGARILIPGTNYQQYLFPGIIGQTLLFTAMFMGISVIWDKEFGFMKEILVSPVSRFTIFIGKMLGDSTATLLQGVIVFVFGFILGIPFDPLTLVVALPIMLLIVIGLVSVGLIIASFIGSLENFGAIQTFINLPLFFLSGALFPISGVGTPEWLRVASIFDPLTYGIDALRTVILGSAWTPIQPLYINLAVVGVFDVVMVVVGTWAFSRMK